A window of Tursiops truncatus isolate mTurTru1 chromosome 8, mTurTru1.mat.Y, whole genome shotgun sequence contains these coding sequences:
- the LOC117313139 gene encoding elongation factor 1-alpha 1: MGKEKTHINIVVIGHVDSGKSTTTGHLIYKCGGIDKRTIEKFEKEAAEMGKGSFKYAWVLDKLKAERERGITIDISLWKFETSKYYVTIIDAPGHRDFIKNMITGTSQADCAVLIVAAGVGEFEAGISKNGQTREHALLAYTLGVKQLIVGVNKMDSTEPPYSQKRYEEIVKEVSTYIKKIGYNPDTVAFVPISGWNGDNMLEPSANMPWFKGWKVTRKDGNASGTTLLEALDCILPPTRPTDKPLRLPLQDVYKIGGIGTVPVGRVETGVLKPGMVVTFAPVNVTTEVKSVEMHHEALSEALPGDNVGFNVKNVSVKDVRRGNVAGDSKNDPPMEAAGFTAQVIILNHPGQISAGYAPVLDCHTAHIACKFAELKEKIDRRSGKKLEDGPKFLKSGDAAIVDMVPGKPMCVESFSDYPPLGRFAVRDMRQTVAVGVIKAVDKKAAGAGKVTKSAQKAQRAK; encoded by the coding sequence atgggaaaggagaagaCGCACATCAACATCGTTGTCATTGGACACGTAGATTCGGGGAAGTCCACCACTACTGGCCATCTGATCTACAAATGTGGTGGGATCGACAAGAGAACCATTGAAAAGTTCGAGAAGGAGGCTGCCGAGATGGGGAAGGGCTCCTTTAAGTATGCCTGGGTCTTGGACAAACTGAAAGCTGAACGTGAGCGTGGTATCACCATTGATATATCCCTATGGAAATTCGAGACCAGCAAGTACTATGTGACCATCATTGATGCCCCAGGACACAGAGACTTCATCAAAAACATGATTACAGGCACATCCCAGGCTGACTGTGCTGTCCTGATTGTTGCTGCTGGTGTTGGTGAATTTGAAGCAGGTATTTCCAAGAATGGGCAGACCCGTGAGCATGCCCTTCTGGCCTACACTCTGGGTGTGAAACAACTAATTGTTGGAGTTAACAAAATGGATTCCACCGAGCCACCATACAGCCAGAAGAGATACGAGGAAATTGTAAAGGAAGTCAgcacctacattaagaaaattgGCTACAACCCAGACACGGTAGCATTTGTGCCAATTTCTGGCTGGAATGGCGACAACATGCTGGAGCCAAGTGCTAACATGCCGTGGTTCAAGGGATGGAAAGTCACTCGTAAAGATGGCAATGCCAGTGGAACCACACTGCTTGAAGCTCTGGATTGCATCCTGCCACCAACTCGCCCAACTGACAAACCCTTGCGTTTGCCCCTTCAGGACGTCTACAAAATTGGTGGTATTGGCACTGTCCCTGTGGGTCGAGTGGAGACTGGTGTTCTCAAACCTGGCATGGTGGTCACCTTTGCTCCAGTCAATGTGACAACTGAAGTGAAGTCTGTTGAAATGCATCATGAAGCTTTGAGTGAAGCCCTTCCTGGGGACAATGTGGGCTTCAATGTCAAGAACGTGTCTGTCAAAGATGTTCGTCGTGGCAATGTAGCTGGTGACAGCAAAAATGACCCACCGATGGAAGCAGCTGGCTTCACAGCTCAGGTGATTATCTTGAACCATCCAGGCCAAATCAGTGCTGGCTATGCACCTGTGCTGGATTGTCACACGGCTCACATTGCCTGCAAGTTTGCTGAGCTGAAGGAGAAGATTGATCGTCGTTCTGGGAAAAAGCTGGAAGATGGCCCCAAATTCTTGAAATCTGGTGATGCAGCCATCGTTGATATGGTTCCTGGCAAACCCATGTGTGTTGAGAGCTTCTCTGACTATCCTCCTCTGGGCCGCTTTGCTGTTCGTGACATGAGACAGACGGTTGCTGTGGGTGTCATCAAAGCAGTGGACAAGAAGGCAGCTGGAGCTGGCAAGGTCACCAAGTCTGCCCAGAAAGCTCAGAGGGCTAAATGA